The following are encoded in a window of Telmatobacter sp. DSM 110680 genomic DNA:
- a CDS encoding DUF3303 family protein, with amino-acid sequence MKYMITWNERPQGSPAEYEQAQKRILDVFSPWKAPANFKIESFVIRVGDWGGYMLMECDDPLEVHKFCSMLPAFTFEARPVVPVADAIRVELEAMAYRDGLKSK; translated from the coding sequence ATGAAATACATGATCACGTGGAATGAGCGTCCCCAGGGCTCCCCCGCAGAATACGAACAGGCACAGAAGCGAATCCTGGATGTCTTCAGCCCTTGGAAGGCGCCAGCTAATTTCAAAATCGAGTCATTCGTCATCCGCGTCGGAGACTGGGGTGGCTACATGCTGATGGAGTGCGACGACCCGCTCGAAGTTCACAAGTTCTGTTCAATGCTTCCCGCCTTCACCTTCGAAGCTCGCCCCGTTGTCCCCGTTGCCGACGCCATTCGCGTGGAACTCGAAGCGATGGCTTACCGCGACGGCCTCAAGAGCAAATAA
- a CDS encoding TetR/AcrR family transcriptional regulator: protein MVRPRSIEAHEKVLTAALALFAERGIEATSMDSIAQASGVSKATIYNHWNDKEALLLEVMLMVNGLDREPEDVDTGDLQQDLATVLTRKPPDRFDAARNRMTPSLIAYSALHPEFGKAWRHRVMEPPRQCLKRILRRGIARGVLPQNLDLEAAMALLLGPMLYAHVFHKQQHPSNVPDLGPLTAQAFWRAYSQARKEHIEKAGIKRSISASKSKGSKTIS from the coding sequence ATGGTACGCCCTCGCAGCATCGAAGCTCACGAAAAGGTCCTCACCGCCGCGCTCGCACTGTTTGCCGAGCGCGGCATTGAGGCCACCAGCATGGATTCCATCGCGCAGGCTTCCGGCGTCAGCAAGGCAACCATCTACAACCACTGGAATGACAAAGAAGCTCTGCTTCTCGAAGTGATGTTGATGGTCAACGGCCTCGACCGCGAACCGGAAGACGTGGACACAGGCGACCTGCAGCAGGATCTCGCCACTGTTCTAACGCGCAAACCCCCTGACAGATTCGACGCTGCGCGCAATCGCATGACGCCCTCGCTGATCGCGTATTCGGCACTTCATCCCGAATTCGGCAAGGCATGGCGTCATCGCGTCATGGAACCGCCGCGCCAGTGTCTCAAGCGCATCTTGCGCCGCGGCATCGCACGCGGGGTTCTACCGCAGAATCTCGATCTCGAAGCCGCCATGGCATTGCTGCTCGGCCCCATGCTCTACGCCCACGTCTTTCACAAGCAGCAGCACCCGTCCAACGTGCCCGACCTCGGCCCCCTGACCGCGCAAGCGTTCTGGCGCGCCTACAGCCAGGCCCGTAAAGAACACATAGAAAAAGCAGGAATTAAGAGATCGATAAGCGCGTCAAAATCCAAAGGATCCAAAACTATCAGCTAG
- the pyrF gene encoding orotidine-5'-phosphate decarboxylase, which translates to MGKLWGKDTPPVRLETAVSFFAGRPFQICRIALFQKMSDTQQRYHGFMSSQETVESMESAKIPKADPLELARQRLIVALDVPDSKSAMRLVAELEGTCKWFKVGLELFVAAGPAVLEPIVARGHNVFLDLKLHDIPNTVAGAVRSAAGLGVRMLTVHAGGGPAMLAAAKDALAGVANAPELLAVTVLTSMDAEQLNAVGVDGIPSFQVETLTKMGLGAGIRGFVCSPQEVEAVRALTGPAGVLVIPGIRPAGSAIGDQKRVAGPADALHLGASYLVVGRPITQAADRAKAAAAILEEMAGAL; encoded by the coding sequence ATGGGGAAACTGTGGGGCAAGGATACGCCGCCTGTTCGACTTGAGACAGCCGTTTCGTTCTTTGCCGGGCGTCCGTTTCAGATATGTCGAATCGCTCTGTTTCAGAAGATGAGTGACACACAACAGCGGTACCATGGATTCATGAGCAGCCAGGAGACTGTCGAGTCTATGGAGAGCGCAAAAATTCCCAAAGCTGACCCGCTTGAGCTTGCCCGGCAGCGGCTGATCGTTGCACTGGATGTTCCCGACTCGAAGTCCGCCATGCGGCTGGTGGCGGAGTTGGAGGGTACGTGCAAGTGGTTCAAGGTGGGGTTGGAGTTGTTTGTAGCGGCGGGGCCGGCGGTGCTGGAGCCAATTGTGGCGCGCGGGCACAACGTCTTTCTGGATTTGAAACTGCATGACATTCCTAACACCGTAGCCGGGGCGGTTCGGTCGGCGGCGGGTTTGGGTGTACGGATGCTTACGGTGCATGCGGGCGGTGGTCCGGCGATGCTGGCGGCTGCGAAGGATGCGCTGGCGGGGGTGGCCAATGCGCCGGAGTTGCTGGCAGTGACGGTGCTGACGAGCATGGACGCGGAGCAACTGAATGCGGTGGGCGTAGATGGGATTCCCTCTTTCCAGGTGGAGACGCTGACGAAGATGGGACTGGGGGCCGGGATTCGTGGGTTCGTCTGCTCTCCGCAGGAGGTTGAGGCGGTGCGTGCTTTAACGGGGCCGGCGGGGGTTCTGGTGATTCCTGGAATCCGTCCCGCGGGTTCGGCGATCGGGGATCAGAAGCGGGTTGCAGGGCCGGCGGATGCGCTGCACCTGGGAGCTAGCTACCTGGTGGTGGGGAGACCGATCACGCAGGCGGCTGATCGGGCGAAGGCGGCGGCGGCGATTCTTGAGGAGATGGCGGGAGCGCTGTGA
- a CDS encoding tannase/feruloyl esterase family alpha/beta hydrolase, giving the protein MTKCKLSLLLVSALYAPLSAQSQSAENCAALAGLKIDTVEIAKAALVPAGTIVPPPYPGAPSIGPLPAHCRVDGVINRRKGVDGQEFGIGFALALPENAAWNGDFMMQGGGGGNGIIAYPAGANYAGDKPALSRGFAVASTDTGHKAKTGAFDFTFMRDQQAYLDFAFLANAEVAGVAKQIIGHYYAKSAAYSYFVGCSTGGREGMILSQRYPTVFNGIVSGDPAMRTGLSNLAIAQWIPSAYNQAAPKDASGKPEIDKFLTDDDRKLFMDALIKQCDAKDGVADGMIFDPLGCDFDPAVLACKSGQTEACIAPEKTAAIKKAFAGPKNAYGTQVYPGFLYDAGITSKGFASGLLALGPSGLFGPYTTATELDVDKAALHASDPLVEPASTNLSTFSLNGGKLIFFHGDSDPWFSPLDTLGYYQSLAATNGGAEKVSEWSRMFLVPGMAHCGGGPALDHFDILTAVVSWVEKGTAPDAVIATGQAFPGRSRPLCAYPKHAQYTGTGDTQDARNFQCQDVDSVKRKDTDRPHN; this is encoded by the coding sequence ATGACGAAATGCAAACTCTCGCTTCTGTTGGTGAGTGCGCTGTATGCGCCTTTGTCTGCCCAGTCGCAATCGGCTGAAAACTGCGCTGCTCTAGCAGGGCTAAAGATTGACACCGTGGAAATCGCCAAGGCCGCACTCGTTCCCGCCGGAACCATCGTCCCGCCGCCGTATCCCGGCGCTCCATCCATTGGCCCGCTTCCAGCGCATTGCCGCGTCGACGGAGTTATCAATCGCCGCAAGGGCGTCGACGGTCAGGAATTCGGCATCGGCTTTGCTCTTGCACTGCCCGAAAATGCGGCTTGGAACGGTGACTTCATGATGCAGGGTGGCGGAGGAGGCAATGGCATCATCGCGTACCCCGCCGGCGCGAACTATGCAGGCGACAAGCCGGCACTCTCCCGCGGATTCGCCGTGGCCAGCACCGATACGGGACACAAGGCAAAAACGGGCGCATTCGATTTTACTTTCATGCGAGACCAGCAGGCCTATCTCGATTTTGCCTTTCTCGCGAATGCTGAAGTCGCCGGAGTGGCGAAGCAAATCATCGGGCACTACTACGCAAAATCTGCAGCGTATTCCTACTTTGTCGGTTGCTCCACAGGCGGGCGCGAAGGCATGATCCTCTCGCAGCGCTATCCCACCGTGTTCAACGGCATTGTCTCGGGTGATCCGGCAATGCGCACCGGCCTGTCAAACCTTGCCATCGCCCAATGGATCCCATCGGCTTATAACCAGGCTGCTCCCAAAGACGCCTCCGGCAAGCCCGAGATCGATAAGTTCCTCACCGACGATGATCGAAAGCTCTTTATGGATGCGCTGATAAAACAATGCGACGCGAAAGACGGCGTAGCCGACGGCATGATCTTCGATCCGCTCGGATGCGACTTTGATCCTGCAGTTCTTGCCTGCAAATCCGGCCAGACTGAGGCTTGCATCGCTCCTGAAAAAACCGCCGCCATCAAGAAAGCCTTCGCCGGACCGAAGAATGCCTACGGCACGCAGGTCTATCCGGGCTTCCTTTATGACGCGGGCATTACTTCGAAAGGCTTCGCATCAGGTTTACTGGCCTTGGGACCAAGTGGTCTTTTTGGTCCGTACACCACCGCGACTGAACTCGACGTCGATAAGGCCGCATTGCATGCCTCTGATCCGCTCGTCGAGCCTGCGTCCACCAATCTCTCTACGTTTTCGCTCAATGGCGGCAAGCTCATCTTTTTCCACGGCGACAGCGATCCGTGGTTCTCGCCGCTCGACACGCTTGGCTATTACCAATCACTTGCCGCCACCAACGGCGGAGCCGAAAAGGTTTCTGAATGGAGCCGTATGTTTCTCGTCCCCGGGATGGCCCACTGCGGCGGCGGTCCCGCTCTCGATCACTTCGACATTCTCACCGCAGTCGTCAGTTGGGTGGAGAAAGGTACGGCGCCCGACGCGGTGATCGCCACCGGTCAGGCATTTCCGGGTCGCAGCCGACCGCTGTGCGCCTATCCGAAACACGCGCAGTATACCGGAACCGGTGACACCCAGGACGCACGCAACTTCCAGTGTCAGGACGTTGACTCAGTTAAACGGAAGGACACAGACCGTCCCCACAACTGA
- a CDS encoding amidase, protein MTQTRRDFLAVSALGALGAALPLDAQAGPQTPQKPANQETPGAPTAFGTSAPVGPEVNAGTFAEAEKLVQIEMSPADRAQAAGNWREAMAPLYERRTGPRKVALEASVAPATIWNPMLAGIQPGKSGRGENFYIRSADQRTPLPANDADIAFSSVAQLSHWIQSRQITSERLTQIYIDRLERFDKKLHCVITLTRDHALEQARRADAEIATGKYRGPLHGIPWGAKDLLDTAGIPTTYGAEPYRDRVPQKDSAVVERLNAAGAVLVAKLSLGALALNDIWFGGQTMNPWLLEEGASGSSAGPGAATAAGLVGFAIGSETGGSIVSPSMRCGVTGLRPTYGRVARTGAMTLCWSLDKLGPMARYVEDTILVLTAISGPDAGDVASVPSTLAFDANAKVAGLRVGYFPAWMKEAPATDVDRAALDVVKKLGMELVEVSIPDWPYDSLNLILFAEGAAAFEELTLAHKEAELKAQVPDAWPNTFRQSRFLSAVDFVQADRLRRKVTVEMARVFSQVDLLLVPSLRDEMLVITNNTGHPSLTLRADFVEVSEARSDWAPDPQHPLPKFSPPRRVPHGVTLIGRLFDEGTLCEAGIALERAFAVAVERPSGF, encoded by the coding sequence ATGACCCAGACACGAAGAGACTTTCTGGCAGTAAGCGCGCTTGGTGCGTTGGGAGCTGCGTTGCCGCTGGATGCGCAAGCTGGCCCGCAAACCCCTCAAAAACCCGCGAATCAAGAGACACCGGGAGCGCCGACGGCGTTTGGAACTTCGGCGCCGGTTGGTCCCGAAGTGAACGCGGGAACGTTTGCAGAGGCAGAAAAGCTGGTGCAGATCGAAATGAGTCCTGCTGACCGCGCCCAGGCTGCGGGCAACTGGCGTGAGGCGATGGCTCCGCTTTATGAGCGGCGGACGGGACCACGGAAGGTTGCTCTGGAGGCCAGTGTGGCGCCCGCGACGATCTGGAATCCGATGCTGGCCGGGATTCAGCCGGGAAAATCAGGCCGTGGGGAAAACTTCTACATTCGCAGCGCCGATCAGCGAACTCCGCTGCCAGCAAACGATGCCGACATTGCGTTTTCGTCCGTTGCGCAGCTATCGCATTGGATTCAGTCGCGGCAGATTACTTCGGAGAGGCTGACGCAGATATATATCGACCGGCTGGAACGGTTCGACAAGAAACTGCACTGTGTTATCACATTGACGCGGGATCATGCGCTGGAGCAGGCAAGGCGCGCGGACGCGGAGATTGCGACGGGTAAATATCGCGGGCCGTTGCACGGAATCCCGTGGGGCGCAAAGGACCTACTGGATACGGCAGGCATTCCGACTACGTACGGTGCTGAGCCGTATCGCGATCGAGTTCCCCAAAAAGATAGTGCGGTGGTGGAGCGGTTGAATGCGGCTGGCGCGGTGCTGGTGGCGAAACTTAGCCTCGGTGCGCTCGCGCTGAATGACATATGGTTTGGCGGTCAGACGATGAATCCGTGGCTGCTGGAAGAGGGCGCTTCTGGGTCTAGTGCAGGACCGGGTGCAGCGACGGCGGCGGGACTGGTTGGGTTTGCAATTGGCAGCGAAACCGGCGGCAGCATCGTGAGTCCATCTATGCGTTGCGGGGTCACCGGCCTGCGGCCAACGTATGGACGCGTGGCGCGGACGGGAGCGATGACACTTTGCTGGTCACTCGACAAACTCGGGCCGATGGCGCGGTATGTCGAAGATACGATTCTTGTGCTCACTGCCATTTCAGGTCCGGATGCGGGGGATGTGGCGAGCGTGCCGAGCACGCTGGCGTTTGATGCGAACGCAAAGGTTGCCGGACTGCGCGTCGGTTACTTCCCTGCCTGGATGAAGGAGGCGCCTGCCACGGACGTGGATCGTGCCGCGCTGGATGTGGTGAAGAAACTTGGGATGGAGTTAGTTGAGGTTTCAATTCCAGACTGGCCTTACGATTCCTTGAATTTGATTTTGTTTGCGGAGGGCGCTGCGGCTTTTGAGGAGTTGACGCTGGCGCACAAGGAAGCTGAACTGAAGGCGCAGGTTCCCGATGCATGGCCGAATACATTTCGACAGTCGCGTTTTCTGTCGGCGGTAGATTTCGTACAGGCAGATCGCCTGCGTCGCAAGGTGACGGTAGAGATGGCGCGGGTGTTTTCGCAGGTCGACCTGCTGCTGGTTCCATCTCTGCGCGATGAAATGCTGGTGATCACGAACAACACCGGGCATCCGTCGCTTACATTGCGCGCTGATTTCGTTGAAGTTTCTGAAGCGCGCAGTGACTGGGCCCCAGACCCGCAACATCCGCTGCCAAAGTTTTCTCCGCCGCGACGAGTTCCGCATGGCGTTACGTTGATCGGACGGCTCTTTGATGAGGGGACGTTGTGTGAGGCGGGCATTGCGCTGGAGCGTGCGTTTGCAGTGGCTGTAGAGAGGCCTTCGGGGTTTTAG
- a CDS encoding ATP-binding cassette domain-containing protein, with amino-acid sequence MIRVQNLVKTFGSFTAVNDVSFDVAAGEIFAFLGPNGAGKTTTIKMLTTLLRPTSGNITLDGIDPQTHQNAVRQSFGIVFQDPSLDGELTAAENMEIHGVLYHVPHKIRRQRTEELLKLFELWDRRKDQVKKFSGGMKRRLEIARGFLHTPKILFLDEPTLGLDPQSRNQLWNHVKKVNEAENVTVFLTTHYMDEADRVAHRIGVIDHGKLVTQGTPQEIKEQTGSATLEDAFLKLTGSTIRDESASSADQMRQFAKMWQQQRR; translated from the coding sequence ATGATCAGGGTGCAAAACCTCGTCAAAACCTTTGGCTCGTTCACCGCCGTCAACGATGTCTCATTCGACGTGGCGGCAGGCGAAATCTTCGCTTTCCTCGGTCCAAACGGAGCAGGGAAGACCACGACCATCAAAATGCTCACCACGCTGCTGCGCCCCACCAGCGGCAACATCACGCTCGACGGTATCGATCCTCAGACACATCAAAACGCCGTGCGGCAAAGCTTCGGAATTGTTTTTCAGGATCCAAGCCTTGACGGCGAATTGACAGCCGCCGAGAACATGGAAATCCACGGCGTTCTCTATCACGTTCCGCACAAGATTCGCCGCCAGCGGACAGAAGAATTGCTCAAGCTCTTCGAGTTATGGGACCGCCGCAAAGATCAGGTGAAGAAATTCTCAGGCGGTATGAAGCGCCGTCTCGAAATTGCGCGTGGCTTTCTGCATACCCCCAAAATCCTCTTTCTTGATGAACCAACGCTCGGCCTCGATCCACAGAGCCGCAATCAGCTCTGGAACCATGTCAAGAAGGTTAACGAGGCGGAAAATGTCACCGTGTTCCTCACGACTCACTACATGGATGAGGCCGACCGCGTAGCGCATCGCATCGGTGTCATCGATCACGGCAAACTCGTTACCCAGGGCACGCCCCAAGAAATTAAGGAACAGACTGGATCGGCAACTCTCGAAGACGCATTTCTAAAACTGACAGGCTCGACAATCCGCGACGAAAGCGCCAGTTCGGCCGACCAGATGCGTCAATTCGCAAAAATGTGGCAACAGCAAAGGAGGTAA
- a CDS encoding ABC transporter permease, which yields MSAIYILWLRELKRYTRSRAQIIASLGQPMLYLLVLGFGLGPVFKRAGNGDYFQFIAPGVIGMSVLFSSIFSGLGLLWDRQFGFLKETLVAPVPRIQIMIGRTLGGATVACIQGMLVLVICLIAGFRPAHLSAIPLALGFMVLIALLFAALGMAIGSGLQDMQGFQLIMNFLVLPIYFLSGAMFPLGDTKNVLKYITRADPLSYGIDGMRNVLGASNAAFDPRLDLTVLVCVGAVLLVFGAWRFSKIEI from the coding sequence ATGAGTGCAATTTACATTCTCTGGCTGCGTGAGCTCAAACGTTATACGCGTTCGCGCGCGCAAATCATCGCTTCGCTCGGCCAGCCGATGCTGTATCTGCTTGTGCTTGGGTTCGGACTTGGGCCGGTCTTCAAACGCGCCGGCAACGGCGACTATTTTCAGTTCATCGCGCCCGGTGTGATCGGTATGTCTGTCTTGTTTTCGTCGATCTTCTCAGGTCTTGGTCTTCTCTGGGATCGCCAGTTTGGATTTCTCAAAGAAACACTGGTCGCACCTGTGCCGCGTATCCAGATCATGATTGGCCGCACCCTGGGCGGAGCTACAGTAGCATGCATCCAGGGCATGCTAGTTTTGGTCATCTGTCTGATCGCCGGCTTCCGGCCCGCTCATCTCTCCGCCATTCCACTCGCTCTCGGGTTCATGGTGCTGATCGCTCTCCTCTTTGCCGCCCTGGGCATGGCCATTGGATCGGGCCTACAGGACATGCAGGGATTTCAGCTCATCATGAACTTCCTTGTTCTGCCCATCTACTTCCTGTCCGGAGCGATGTTTCCGCTCGGCGATACAAAGAACGTCTTGAAGTACATTACGCGCGCCGATCCTTTGTCGTACGGCATCGACGGAATGCGAAATGTGCTGGGTGCATCCAATGCGGCTTTTGATCCACGCCTTGACTTAACCGTTCTCGTCTGTGTAGGCGCCGTCCTTCTCGTTTTTGGGGCTTGGCGTTTTTCAAAGATAGAAATCTGA
- a CDS encoding acetyl-CoA carboxylase carboxyltransferase subunit alpha translates to MSEHPSGSPNNPQPVSAAWKRIETARHPQRPYPMDFIERIFTDFSEIHGDRAYGDDAAVACGMARLGDDEVLVIGNRKGGSTKERVKRNFGMPHPEGYRKALRCMKIAEKFNRPVISLIDLPGAYPGLGAEERGQAEAIARNIREMARLRVPTISLISGEGGSGGALALAVSDRVLILENALYFVITPESCAAIMWRDAAHKQQAAEAMRISAPEVAALGCVDEIISEPPGGAHTDHPVGAGLVGTALRKHLDELKSMPIDAMIAARQKKFRNIAQCYTES, encoded by the coding sequence ATGAGCGAACACCCATCAGGTTCACCCAACAACCCGCAGCCTGTTTCCGCTGCGTGGAAGAGAATTGAGACGGCACGCCATCCCCAGCGGCCATATCCCATGGACTTCATCGAGCGAATCTTCACGGATTTCAGCGAGATTCACGGGGATCGCGCCTATGGCGATGATGCCGCCGTGGCCTGCGGCATGGCCCGCCTTGGCGATGACGAAGTGCTGGTCATCGGCAACCGCAAAGGCGGTTCCACCAAGGAGCGAGTCAAGCGCAACTTCGGCATGCCCCATCCTGAGGGTTATCGCAAGGCGCTTCGCTGCATGAAGATTGCGGAAAAATTCAATCGCCCCGTTATCAGCCTCATCGACCTGCCCGGCGCCTATCCCGGCCTCGGAGCCGAAGAGCGCGGTCAGGCTGAGGCCATCGCCCGCAACATTCGCGAGATGGCGCGTCTGCGTGTCCCTACCATCTCGCTCATCAGCGGCGAAGGCGGATCAGGTGGCGCCCTTGCATTAGCAGTCAGTGACCGCGTGCTCATCCTGGAAAACGCGCTCTACTTTGTCATCACGCCAGAATCCTGCGCAGCGATCATGTGGCGAGATGCGGCCCACAAACAGCAGGCCGCTGAGGCTATGCGCATCTCCGCACCTGAAGTCGCTGCTCTCGGATGCGTCGACGAAATCATCTCCGAGCCACCCGGCGGAGCGCACACCGATCATCCTGTCGGGGCTGGACTCGTGGGCACAGCCCTTCGGAAGCACCTGGACGAATTGAAATCCATGCCCATCGATGCAATGATTGCGGCGCGCCAGAAAAAATTCCGTAACATCGCCCAGTGCTACACAGAAAGCTAG
- a CDS encoding type II CAAX endopeptidase family protein yields the protein MTPSVRGGKFRAYLEFIAAIIYFFVVRSFSRSAAIRIQHDAWAPLLEQILFVFLLVLGYAAFGSIFDRQSRSIAAQGLPLRSGWSHEAATGMAVGWGAVIVCVIPMLLFGGIAVVITTQTSSWPWLLADAAYFALLALGEEVAFRGYGFQRFAAVVGSSGAALGFALFYAIVHALQPGTSNASIAISVVFSFLLTTAYLRTRALWLSWGFNFAWKASQALIFGLTVRGISSHSPIIEGNPMGPFWLTGGGYGIDASWFACLVLLAAFPVIYRVTRDLDFRYNAPVFVPGGIPVDLDAAARAQHESATRPAEPAPPSLVQILPVYTPPVSEKPASDSTSEPNGPR from the coding sequence ATGACCCCGTCTGTGCGCGGCGGCAAGTTCCGCGCCTATCTCGAATTCATCGCTGCAATCATCTACTTCTTCGTGGTGCGCTCGTTTTCTCGCAGCGCGGCGATTCGAATTCAGCACGATGCATGGGCTCCGCTGCTCGAGCAGATTCTCTTCGTATTCCTGCTCGTGCTCGGCTATGCCGCATTCGGCTCAATCTTCGACAGGCAATCCCGATCGATCGCTGCACAGGGCCTGCCCCTCCGATCTGGGTGGAGTCACGAAGCTGCGACCGGCATGGCCGTCGGCTGGGGTGCCGTGATCGTTTGCGTGATCCCCATGCTCCTCTTCGGCGGCATTGCGGTGGTGATCACTACGCAGACATCTTCCTGGCCATGGCTGCTCGCGGACGCCGCATACTTCGCGCTCCTTGCTCTTGGCGAGGAGGTCGCCTTTCGCGGTTACGGATTTCAGCGTTTTGCCGCCGTCGTTGGATCCTCAGGTGCCGCGCTCGGCTTCGCACTCTTCTACGCAATCGTCCACGCGCTCCAGCCCGGAACCTCCAACGCCAGCATCGCCATCTCCGTCGTCTTCAGCTTCCTGCTCACCACCGCCTATCTGCGTACGCGGGCGCTCTGGCTGAGTTGGGGTTTCAACTTCGCCTGGAAAGCTTCGCAGGCCCTCATCTTCGGACTGACGGTAAGAGGCATCAGCAGCCACTCGCCCATCATCGAGGGCAATCCCATGGGGCCTTTCTGGCTCACCGGCGGCGGATATGGTATCGACGCCAGTTGGTTCGCCTGCTTGGTGCTTCTGGCAGCCTTTCCAGTGATTTACCGCGTTACCCGCGATCTCGATTTCCGCTACAACGCACCCGTTTTTGTTCCCGGCGGTATCCCCGTAGATCTCGATGCGGCCGCACGTGCCCAGCATGAGTCCGCCACGCGCCCTGCCGAACCGGCCCCACCCTCGCTCGTGCAGATTCTCCCCGTTTACACGCCACCCGTCTCCGAAAAGCCTGCATCTGATTCAACAAGCGAGCCCAACGGCCCTCGTTAA